One genomic segment of Clostridium estertheticum subsp. estertheticum includes these proteins:
- a CDS encoding methyl-accepting chemotaxis protein, with protein sequence MFNSLRKKVTAGFMSVAIISMVTMFALIAVNMGTMLNEQIKADSNIIIGQARMSLEKSNYNMTDTQAYMEELCKAQPNITNFQYMDSTGKTMVNSDKSQIGKSGDSKALEALKDGNNKDYKSEMYKGFTTIVPALKDGKVIGVSSITINTQDLTGIAINIIKSIGLLFVISLILILIFAYFFSSKITKPIKDVVSALETISEGDFTATLKAESNDEVGVLAKAMNKTLETLREMIGSIKSTTSDLNGVSQTLSASSEEVASSSMEITRAVGGVADGATKQSQNLIESVTLLEEFTKTFDTINENAQMVSVGSSKIKGAADIGSLRIEDLVSSVEDIRQGFKYVTEKLLLLNVSVEKITAITEVINNVAGQTNLLALNASIEAARAGESGKGFAVVADEIRKLAEQVSSSSNGIMELVSTVTKDTKEVSSKADLVTNKIEEQVVTVESTVASFKDILDEVKLIDPQIQNVNYALESAVKSKNYVVEKVESVASVSEEVAASAEEISATTQQQTAFSEEMTATAETLAGMAQSLSESVEKFKI encoded by the coding sequence TTGTTTAATTCCCTTAGAAAAAAGGTTACAGCAGGTTTTATGTCAGTAGCAATTATAAGTATGGTAACTATGTTTGCTTTAATAGCTGTAAATATGGGTACCATGCTCAATGAACAGATTAAGGCAGATAGTAATATAATTATAGGGCAAGCAAGGATGAGTTTAGAAAAATCCAATTATAACATGACTGATACCCAAGCTTACATGGAGGAATTATGTAAGGCCCAACCTAACATTACAAATTTTCAGTATATGGATTCAACTGGAAAAACAATGGTGAATAGTGACAAAAGTCAAATAGGGAAATCAGGGGATTCCAAAGCATTAGAAGCACTTAAGGATGGGAATAACAAGGATTATAAGAGTGAAATGTATAAAGGATTTACTACGATTGTTCCAGCATTAAAAGATGGTAAAGTTATCGGGGTTTCATCAATAACAATTAATACTCAAGATTTAACAGGTATTGCTATTAACATTATAAAGAGTATAGGATTATTATTTGTAATAAGTTTAATTCTAATATTAATATTTGCATACTTTTTTTCATCGAAAATTACAAAACCTATTAAAGATGTCGTTTCTGCACTAGAAACAATTTCAGAGGGTGATTTTACAGCTACTTTGAAAGCTGAATCTAATGATGAAGTTGGTGTTTTAGCTAAAGCTATGAATAAAACTTTAGAAACACTTAGAGAGATGATTGGAAGTATAAAAAGTACCACCAGTGATTTAAATGGTGTTTCTCAGACTCTTTCTGCTTCTAGTGAAGAAGTTGCATCATCCAGCATGGAGATCACGAGAGCTGTAGGAGGAGTTGCAGATGGTGCTACAAAACAAAGTCAAAATCTTATTGAATCCGTTACACTCCTTGAAGAATTTACAAAAACATTTGATACTATAAATGAAAATGCTCAAATGGTTTCAGTAGGAAGTAGTAAAATTAAAGGGGCTGCGGATATAGGATCGTTAAGAATAGAAGACCTTGTAAGCTCTGTGGAAGATATAAGACAGGGATTTAAATATGTTACAGAAAAACTTCTATTGTTGAATGTTAGCGTAGAAAAAATTACAGCTATTACGGAGGTTATAAATAATGTTGCAGGGCAAACTAATCTGCTCGCACTTAATGCTTCCATAGAAGCTGCTAGGGCTGGCGAATCAGGAAAAGGATTTGCGGTAGTTGCAGATGAGATAAGAAAACTTGCAGAACAAGTTTCATCTTCCTCAAATGGAATTATGGAACTTGTAAGCACAGTTACTAAGGATACAAAGGAAGTATCGAGTAAAGCTGACCTCGTAACTAATAAAATTGAAGAGCAGGTTGTTACAGTGGAGAGTACAGTTGCTTCATTTAAGGATATATTGGATGAAGTTAAGCTTATAGATCCTCAAATTCAAAATGTAAATTATGCATTAGAATCTGCAGTTAAGTCTAAAAACTATGTGGTGGAAAAAGTAGAATCAGTAGCAAGTGTTTCAGAAGAAGTAGCAGCATCTGCTGAGGAAATTTCAGCTACAACGCAGCAGCAGACGGCTTTTTCAGAAGAGATGACTGCAACAGCAGAAACCCTTGCGGGTATGGCACAAAGTTTATCTGAAAGCGTAGAAAAATTTAAAATTTAA
- a CDS encoding S-layer homology domain-containing protein, whose translation MKIKKSLLGIVLSLSMLINVMVPASTFATTLDYKTSVAKMKQLGIIDSTVTNVNKKMTNGELIKAMAIADGLGDSAASLRGKTIFPDVASGSVLSGYVNAIVGEGLLYGTNDGYFHPASSATYQDICVNMVHLLGYSKSDLTGSFPINYIKKASDLELTDKLNLRTTDTITINAAAVMFDRLLSTQVKGSTTKENFSQASNLYTDCIIQDDSDSYDNLADNEILTDKGIMTISASNKKKIKVGPTFRVKIEDGQITKVYGELRATVSVTVNTILGNVVYYDKDGAQTSMTLPSGISYYYHGQKQDYAKLNSILVPNMSIIIDNSDKVLNNYAVITDPIYSKPELAKDFNTKSDTLGDITFDPDTKIMKNGKFITKEEIGDRDVVYSVTDINGNNRYILVTSNYIEGNITEFIASNDATNAIEVDKKSYTYSKNMDITNLSSFKTGDLVSVMIGHDGKVVGIKSIEQKIGSMGEYLILGNLKTSDKLNDNQVITDKGTLTVKDGLNPLEIGVKYQLYVSDTMITKIDRKENSTEKYSVTSVASPLIAYTDDAGKAKTMTLPKASLYYYHGVSVDYEVAAKAVRAYSSIILTKKSDNVGYDYAVIVDANFGEPQVYKADNIKLINQFKNIKYNYIYRNANIQETDLNAYDVVYFVSDIWNKNTFVYVYDKVKMGTIKAVTPDILNPTGVTIDNVNYTFSKYFNKARLNNYDGSMDGFLTEVKVDEFKTLVLGIDGTIVDIH comes from the coding sequence ATGAAAATAAAAAAATCGTTGTTGGGTATTGTTTTGAGTTTATCAATGTTAATAAATGTTATGGTTCCTGCTTCAACTTTTGCAACTACTTTAGATTATAAAACTTCTGTTGCAAAGATGAAACAGCTTGGAATTATAGACAGTACAGTTACGAATGTTAACAAAAAAATGACGAATGGTGAATTAATAAAGGCTATGGCTATAGCTGATGGATTAGGTGATAGCGCAGCGAGTCTTCGCGGGAAAACAATATTTCCAGATGTAGCTAGTGGTAGTGTCCTTAGTGGGTACGTTAATGCTATTGTTGGAGAGGGACTTTTATATGGCACAAATGATGGTTATTTCCATCCAGCGAGTAGTGCAACTTATCAGGATATTTGTGTTAATATGGTACATCTTTTAGGTTATTCAAAATCGGATTTAACTGGAAGTTTCCCTATTAATTATATAAAAAAAGCATCTGATTTAGAGCTAACAGATAAACTTAATTTAAGAACTACGGATACTATTACTATTAATGCTGCAGCTGTAATGTTTGATAGGTTACTTAGCACGCAGGTAAAGGGTAGTACTACTAAAGAAAATTTTTCACAGGCGAGTAATTTATATACAGATTGTATTATACAAGATGATTCGGATTCTTATGATAATTTAGCAGATAATGAAATATTAACAGATAAAGGGATTATGACTATTTCAGCTAGTAATAAGAAAAAGATTAAGGTTGGACCAACGTTTAGGGTCAAAATAGAGGACGGACAAATTACAAAGGTTTATGGTGAACTTAGAGCAACGGTAAGTGTTACTGTGAACACAATACTCGGTAATGTTGTTTATTATGATAAAGATGGCGCCCAGACCAGCATGACTCTACCATCTGGTATTAGTTATTATTATCATGGCCAAAAGCAAGATTATGCTAAACTTAATAGTATATTAGTACCTAATATGTCTATAATAATTGACAATAGTGATAAGGTTTTAAATAACTACGCTGTTATAACAGACCCTATATACAGCAAACCAGAGCTTGCTAAAGATTTTAATACGAAGTCAGATACACTAGGAGATATAACTTTTGATCCTGATACTAAGATTATGAAGAATGGTAAGTTTATAACAAAAGAAGAAATTGGGGATAGGGATGTAGTATACAGCGTTACTGATATAAATGGTAATAATAGGTATATACTTGTTACTTCAAATTATATAGAGGGAAATATCACAGAGTTCATTGCGAGTAATGATGCAACAAATGCTATTGAAGTAGATAAAAAGAGCTACACGTACAGTAAGAATATGGATATTACTAACCTCTCTTCTTTTAAAACAGGAGATTTGGTATCTGTAATGATAGGGCATGATGGCAAGGTAGTTGGTATAAAAAGCATAGAACAGAAAATTGGTAGTATGGGTGAATATCTGATACTTGGAAATCTTAAGACTTCAGACAAGTTAAATGATAATCAAGTTATTACGGATAAAGGGACTTTAACCGTAAAGGATGGACTAAATCCTCTAGAAATCGGTGTTAAATACCAATTATATGTTAGTGATACTATGATTACTAAAATTGATAGAAAAGAAAATTCCACAGAAAAATATTCTGTAACTAGTGTAGCAAGCCCGTTAATAGCTTACACGGATGATGCGGGCAAAGCTAAAACTATGACACTTCCCAAAGCTTCTTTATATTATTATCATGGAGTGTCTGTGGATTATGAAGTTGCAGCCAAAGCTGTGAGAGCTTATTCTTCAATTATTTTAACAAAGAAAAGCGATAATGTAGGATATGATTATGCTGTTATAGTTGATGCAAATTTCGGCGAACCTCAAGTATATAAAGCTGATAACATTAAACTTATAAATCAGTTTAAGAATATAAAGTATAATTATATTTATAGAAATGCAAATATACAAGAAACTGATTTAAATGCTTATGATGTAGTTTATTTTGTATCAGATATATGGAATAAAAACACCTTCGTTTATGTATATGATAAAGTTAAGATGGGAACAATTAAAGCTGTTACACCAGATATACTTAATCCGACAGGAGTAACTATTGATAACGTAAACTATACATTTAGTAAGTATTTCAATAAAGCGAGACTTAACAATTATGATGGTAGTATGGACGGCTTTTTAACTGAGGTTAAAGTAGATGAATTTAAAACATTAGTTTTGGGTATTGATGGTACTATAGTTGATATTCATTAA
- a CDS encoding DDE-type integrase/transposase/recombinase, with protein sequence MSPIISMLVTYNQVLLSQIKQLLIFIAKNIPLKVPKYDMTSPKYKKLTVDKLPIIKTFEKLDYRQLLAEYKRSNGKDKKPVNSRGKHPISSDTICPQCGAPHTYIYDNAGGRGQLWCKVCDMHFNKNKDDFKTEKLICPFCGHALSKKKDRKNFYIHKCVNKKCSFFLQSLANLSMEDIKEYKKDKHKFKLHYIYREFTTNYFDVDLSSMPKGATSLKFRNFSSHVMGLCLTYNVNLGLSTRRTALALWEIHGVKISHVMVSRYAIAAAAFVKPYVDNYDYKPTNYLAADETYTKVKGVHQYIWLVMDAIKKSILGYQASFSRDTGPCILTMRMAFDKFKEFPGKSLKFVADGYTAYKLAEQQFKLNGMDFDVIQVIGLTNSDPVSTEYRWLKQIIERLNRTFKFSYRVTNGFGSEEGSNTHLALFVAYYNFLRPHSYAYWGPLNSIPELENISTMPAKWQKLIELSQQLIVEKQVV encoded by the coding sequence GTGAGTCCAATTATATCAATGTTAGTTACTTATAATCAAGTATTACTTTCTCAAATTAAACAATTACTTATTTTTATTGCTAAAAATATACCATTAAAGGTTCCGAAATACGATATGACAAGTCCTAAATATAAAAAACTTACTGTAGATAAATTGCCAATTATTAAAACCTTTGAAAAGCTTGATTACAGGCAACTCTTAGCTGAGTATAAACGCAGTAATGGCAAGGATAAAAAGCCTGTCAATTCTCGCGGTAAACATCCTATATCCTCTGATACTATATGCCCTCAATGTGGTGCTCCGCACACCTATATCTACGATAACGCCGGAGGCCGCGGGCAGCTTTGGTGCAAAGTTTGTGATATGCATTTCAATAAAAACAAGGATGATTTCAAAACCGAAAAACTCATTTGTCCATTTTGTGGACATGCCCTAAGTAAAAAGAAGGACCGCAAAAATTTTTATATCCATAAATGCGTTAATAAAAAATGTAGCTTTTTCCTTCAATCTCTTGCAAATCTTTCAATGGAAGACATTAAGGAATATAAGAAAGATAAACACAAATTTAAGCTACATTACATCTACCGTGAGTTTACCACTAATTATTTTGATGTAGATTTATCTTCAATGCCAAAAGGTGCTACTAGCCTCAAGTTCAGAAATTTTTCTTCACATGTAATGGGACTCTGTCTAACATATAACGTTAATTTAGGACTATCTACACGCCGTACGGCACTTGCTCTTTGGGAAATCCATGGGGTGAAAATATCTCATGTCATGGTTAGTAGATACGCCATTGCAGCTGCCGCTTTTGTCAAACCATATGTTGACAACTATGATTATAAGCCCACTAATTATCTTGCTGCTGATGAAACCTATACTAAAGTAAAAGGAGTTCATCAATATATCTGGCTTGTTATGGATGCCATCAAGAAATCAATTTTAGGATACCAAGCCTCTTTTAGTCGTGATACTGGCCCTTGTATTTTAACTATGCGTATGGCTTTTGATAAGTTCAAAGAGTTTCCCGGAAAATCACTTAAATTCGTTGCTGATGGCTATACTGCATATAAGCTCGCTGAGCAACAGTTTAAACTTAACGGCATGGACTTCGATGTAATCCAAGTAATTGGTCTTACTAACTCCGATCCTGTTTCAACCGAATATCGTTGGCTTAAACAAATAATAGAGCGTCTTAACAGAACATTTAAATTTTCCTATAGGGTTACAAATGGCTTTGGTAGTGAAGAAGGTTCCAACACGCACTTGGCGTTGTTTGTAGCATATTACAACTTTCTCCGCCCACATAGCTACGCTTATTGGGGGCCATTGAACTCAATACCTGAACTTGAAAACATTTCTACTATGCCAGCAAAATGGCAAAAGTTAATCGAACTTTCACAGCAACTTATAGTAGAAAAACAGGTTGTATAA
- a CDS encoding efflux RND transporter periplasmic adaptor subunit, which yields MMKLKGIKGFLLISLTLSITLIGVGCGNKEVSVTSNDISKNVKASPVSISSITTTTKYGSKLATSSQTVVTSKIAGKVYGVNVDVGQSVNKGDILFTLDRSELTAQYNVAKAALDTANANLDKTSGSGYEQQLIPANSTLDIAKTTYNDAKNNYNTIHQQYNIGDSAKSELDAAKSKMDSASLQVRAASDSLALLKSKTGPQTDAAAEGQVQQAKASLDLAQIQMDNASITSPINGVISERKVEVGEVVSSAVSAFTIIDASSLRSEVSMTDKDVIKVKVNQKIPVQISSMNNKIVQGIVDTISPSADAKTQLYTVKVKIENPSNLLKPGMIVRVEFPDVVKTDITVVPNGAIFTENSVQYVYIVDATRLKKKQVVVGISNTVQTEIVSGIKLGDQVVTEGQSFLNEGQKVKIVK from the coding sequence ATGATGAAGCTTAAAGGGATTAAAGGATTTTTATTAATAAGTTTAACATTGAGTATAACTTTAATAGGAGTGGGTTGCGGAAATAAAGAGGTAAGTGTTACCTCAAATGATATTTCAAAAAATGTTAAAGCGTCTCCAGTTAGTATATCTTCAATAACAACAACTACAAAATATGGAAGCAAGTTAGCAACGTCTAGTCAAACTGTGGTTACATCTAAAATAGCTGGTAAAGTTTATGGTGTAAATGTAGATGTGGGTCAGAGTGTAAATAAAGGTGATATCTTATTCACTCTTGATAGATCTGAACTTACGGCGCAATATAATGTAGCAAAAGCGGCCTTGGACACTGCTAATGCAAATCTTGATAAAACTAGTGGTTCAGGTTACGAGCAGCAATTAATACCTGCAAATTCAACATTAGATATTGCAAAAACAACATATAATGATGCGAAAAATAATTATAATACAATTCATCAGCAATATAATATAGGAGATTCGGCCAAAAGCGAGCTTGATGCTGCAAAATCAAAGATGGACAGTGCATCGCTTCAGGTTAGAGCCGCAAGTGATTCTTTAGCACTATTAAAATCAAAAACAGGACCACAAACGGATGCTGCAGCTGAAGGTCAAGTTCAGCAAGCTAAGGCATCACTTGATTTAGCACAAATACAAATGGATAATGCTTCTATTACATCACCTATAAATGGAGTTATATCTGAACGAAAAGTTGAAGTCGGCGAAGTAGTATCAAGTGCAGTTAGTGCATTTACTATAATTGATGCAAGTAGCCTGCGCTCAGAAGTATCGATGACAGACAAAGATGTTATAAAGGTAAAAGTAAATCAGAAAATACCTGTTCAAATATCATCTATGAATAATAAAATTGTACAAGGCATAGTAGACACCATAAGTCCTTCAGCAGATGCTAAGACACAATTGTATACAGTAAAGGTTAAGATAGAGAATCCTTCTAATTTATTAAAACCAGGAATGATAGTAAGAGTTGAGTTTCCAGATGTAGTAAAAACAGATATAACAGTTGTACCAAATGGAGCAATATTTACAGAAAATAGTGTGCAATATGTATATATAGTGGATGCTACAAGGCTCAAAAAGAAACAAGTAGTAGTGGGAATATCAAATACGGTGCAAACTGAGATTGTCAGTGGTATAAAACTTGGTGATCAAGTTGTAACTGAAGGTCAAAGTTTCTTAAACGAAGGCCAAAAGGTCAAAATTGTGAAATAA
- a CDS encoding efflux RND transporter permease subunit yields MKITELCVKKPLAVLMVVLLTVGLGVMGYSSLGADLMPAVDVPVITITTTYPGAGTAEIETDVVKPVEDAVSGISGIDTISSGSSEGYGYTTIMFKMGNDMNTAFLDVQQALGDISNKLPTDATKPVIKKLDINATPIMMLSVSSSLPYSKLYDSADKIQKSLEKTDGVGNVSLEGAVKKQLIIKANKTLLDQYGIAVNTITSKLQSDNLNIPAGQFKQEDSNQTIKVLGQFESIKDVQNLQIPMTNGGSIKLSEIADVKLDYPDATELVRLSGKNSIGIFVQKQSDANIVITAKAVQKQLEVLKKTLPAGIKVAITSDSSTFINSSLKEVKYGLIEGIISTILVMFLFLRSIKASSIILVAIPTSLIATFFMMYVFHFTLNMLSLLALSLSIGILVDDSIVVLENIQRHLAMGKTVFRSVVDGREEIAMAAISITLCDIVVFGPIAFMSGMIGQFFKQFGLTVVFAALFSLIVSFTVTPMLASKLLKEKKNDDDNKNMKLKKKGFFDKFIIFYKKFLLFSLDHRWKMVALVSSLLIISVALIPLKLINTELTPKTDQSQFTINMSLSPSSDVKLTDVKVKEVEAHLKSLKEVDNYFTIVGINNKQSSAQINVNLYPKKQREKSQDQISSEMRAWSKTLTGVDISIGEASSSGSSKPIAISITGPNLDVLKQLGSEVQSSVQAVSGTTDVSNSNQANESQIAVKIDKIAAAQYGIKPSDISSALKATTEQGVSGGVFRENNEEYDVIVKLDKGQIVTKSDISAIKVANSSGQQIPIDLLAKVYMSDSPQQILRKNRDEMVTIYANNQGRPLGSVTTDIKEKINKITIPDGYELSYGGDQKSMADSFTSLIEAIVASIILVYMILVVLYESFLTPALRMLSLPCGLIGALIALAITGNSLNIMSMIGLIMLDGLAAKNGTLLIDYTLTLMKTGLPLREALVEAGLTRLRPILMTTITMVVGMLPSALATAEGSEYRVGMSVAIIGGMITSTILSPIIIPVVYTLIDDMKGFFGKRKRKSDKIDKGVTL; encoded by the coding sequence ATGAAAATTACAGAACTTTGTGTTAAAAAGCCTCTTGCCGTTCTTATGGTAGTATTGCTAACGGTAGGACTCGGAGTAATGGGATATTCAAGTCTCGGTGCAGATTTAATGCCGGCAGTTGATGTTCCTGTAATAACAATAACAACTACATACCCAGGTGCTGGTACAGCGGAAATAGAAACTGATGTAGTTAAACCAGTAGAGGATGCAGTTTCAGGTATAAGTGGTATTGATACTATAAGTTCAGGATCTTCTGAAGGATATGGTTATACTACCATTATGTTCAAAATGGGAAATGATATGAATACCGCATTTTTAGATGTTCAACAGGCATTGGGCGATATATCAAACAAACTTCCTACAGATGCAACAAAACCTGTAATAAAAAAGCTAGATATTAATGCAACACCTATAATGATGCTGTCTGTTTCAAGTTCACTACCATACAGTAAATTGTATGACAGTGCAGATAAAATACAAAAGTCACTGGAGAAAACTGATGGTGTTGGTAATGTATCTCTCGAGGGTGCTGTTAAAAAACAATTAATCATTAAAGCAAATAAAACGCTTTTAGATCAGTATGGTATAGCTGTTAATACTATAACTTCTAAACTTCAAAGCGATAACTTAAATATACCAGCAGGTCAATTTAAGCAAGAAGATTCTAATCAAACCATAAAAGTACTTGGTCAATTTGAAAGCATAAAAGATGTACAAAATCTTCAAATTCCAATGACAAACGGTGGATCTATAAAACTTAGTGAAATTGCAGATGTAAAACTAGATTATCCAGATGCAACTGAACTCGTAAGGTTAAGTGGGAAAAATTCTATAGGCATATTTGTTCAAAAACAAAGTGACGCTAATATAGTTATAACTGCTAAAGCTGTACAAAAACAGCTAGAGGTTTTGAAAAAAACTCTTCCAGCTGGAATAAAAGTAGCGATAACATCTGATTCATCAACCTTTATAAATTCCTCACTTAAAGAGGTTAAGTATGGTCTTATTGAGGGTATAATTTCAACAATTTTAGTAATGTTTCTTTTCCTTAGAAGCATAAAAGCTTCGTCAATAATACTTGTTGCTATACCAACATCTCTTATTGCAACATTTTTCATGATGTATGTTTTCCACTTTACTCTTAATATGTTATCACTACTTGCGTTATCCTTATCCATTGGTATTCTTGTAGATGACTCCATAGTAGTGCTTGAAAATATTCAAAGGCACTTGGCTATGGGAAAAACAGTTTTTAGATCAGTTGTAGATGGACGAGAAGAAATAGCAATGGCTGCTATTTCTATAACCTTATGCGACATAGTTGTATTTGGACCAATAGCGTTTATGTCAGGTATGATCGGTCAGTTTTTTAAACAGTTTGGACTTACAGTAGTTTTTGCTGCTTTATTTTCCTTAATTGTTTCATTTACAGTTACCCCCATGCTTGCTTCAAAATTATTAAAGGAAAAGAAGAATGATGACGATAATAAGAATATGAAGCTCAAGAAAAAAGGATTTTTTGATAAATTTATTATTTTTTATAAAAAATTTCTTTTGTTTTCGCTGGATCATAGATGGAAGATGGTAGCCTTAGTAAGCTCATTATTGATAATTAGCGTGGCATTAATTCCACTTAAACTAATTAATACTGAACTTACACCTAAAACAGATCAGAGTCAATTTACAATTAATATGTCATTATCACCAAGTAGTGACGTTAAACTTACAGATGTAAAAGTTAAAGAAGTAGAAGCTCATTTAAAGAGCCTAAAAGAAGTTGACAATTACTTTACTATTGTTGGCATTAATAATAAACAGTCTTCTGCGCAAATTAATGTTAATTTATATCCTAAAAAACAAAGAGAAAAAAGTCAAGACCAGATTTCGTCTGAGATGCGCGCGTGGAGTAAAACACTTACTGGAGTTGATATATCTATAGGTGAAGCAAGTTCTTCTGGTAGTAGCAAGCCTATCGCAATAAGTATAACTGGCCCTAATTTAGATGTATTAAAACAATTAGGTAGTGAGGTTCAGAGCTCAGTACAAGCAGTCTCTGGAACTACAGATGTAAGCAACAGTAATCAAGCAAATGAGAGCCAAATCGCTGTTAAAATCGACAAAATTGCTGCAGCGCAATATGGAATAAAGCCAAGTGATATATCAAGTGCTCTTAAAGCCACTACGGAGCAAGGAGTGTCTGGTGGAGTATTTAGGGAAAATAATGAGGAGTATGATGTTATTGTAAAACTTGATAAGGGTCAAATTGTTACAAAATCAGATATATCCGCAATAAAAGTAGCTAATTCAAGTGGACAGCAAATTCCAATTGATTTGCTAGCAAAGGTTTATATGTCAGACAGTCCACAACAGATATTAAGAAAGAACCGTGACGAAATGGTTACCATTTATGCTAATAACCAGGGAAGACCTCTTGGTAGTGTTACTACGGATATCAAAGAAAAAATAAATAAAATTACAATCCCAGATGGATACGAGCTATCTTACGGTGGTGATCAAAAGAGTATGGCAGATTCCTTTACTTCACTTATTGAAGCAATTGTTGCATCAATTATACTCGTATATATGATCTTAGTTGTTTTATATGAATCATTCTTAACTCCGGCTTTAAGAATGTTATCACTACCTTGTGGATTAATTGGGGCACTTATAGCACTCGCCATTACAGGAAATAGTTTAAATATTATGTCAATGATTGGATTAATAATGCTTGATGGTCTGGCCGCCAAAAATGGAACACTATTAATAGATTATACGCTTACTCTTATGAAAACAGGTTTGCCTCTTCGCGAAGCATTAGTAGAGGCTGGACTTACAAGACTAAGACCAATACTCATGACGACCATAACTATGGTAGTTGGGATGTTACCCTCAGCGCTTGCTACTGCTGAAGGTAGTGAATATAGAGTAGGAATGTCAGTTGCAATAATAGGAGGAATGATTACATCTACGATTTTGTCACCAATAATAATTCCAGTGGTATATACGTTGATTGACGATATGAAAGGGTTCTTTGGTAAAAGGAAAAGGAAATCTGATAAAATAGATAAAGGAGTTACATTATGA
- a CDS encoding sensor histidine kinase produces MNVFKKYLLISKYVLSLSIFIAIYRFHNNNTSSMLALFILMFILLVNDYIRSTKLAINSRHMCFSLLFTICGATVIKFFISGSDSGIIVYILLPLIEIYELKGMKKRFLFIVHSFSLYIVSFSEIGIPANWDKLTILCRTILFYVAVISIAHFVKKLQIEKNEVDKLNKKLQLANIKLKQYNLEVEELTTAKERARVSQELHDSLGHYLMALTMHLEFAKKICETKPAKVKEIIVKCEDIAKSSISSLREIVNLLKEEREIVDFYGSIRKLINNFHLITDININFNADKNLDNLSPIIKGSIYKTIQEAITNSIKHGKSSEINIKIFNKNENINLIIKNNGIRCDKIIKSNGLNGIDDRVRLLNGFVNYSSSNNLGFSIDICIPIPMEEL; encoded by the coding sequence ATGAATGTGTTTAAAAAGTACCTACTAATATCAAAATATGTTTTATCATTGTCGATATTTATTGCTATATATCGTTTTCATAATAATAACACCTCTTCTATGTTAGCCTTATTCATTCTTATGTTTATACTACTTGTAAATGATTATATAAGAAGTACCAAGTTAGCGATAAATTCCAGGCACATGTGTTTTTCATTACTTTTCACTATTTGTGGTGCAACTGTAATAAAATTTTTTATAAGTGGCTCTGACTCTGGAATTATTGTTTATATATTATTGCCTTTAATAGAGATCTACGAGTTAAAAGGAATGAAGAAAAGGTTTCTATTTATAGTGCATTCATTTTCACTTTATATAGTGTCATTTTCTGAAATAGGCATACCTGCCAACTGGGACAAACTTACCATATTATGTCGTACCATATTGTTTTATGTTGCTGTAATTAGCATAGCTCACTTTGTAAAAAAACTTCAAATAGAAAAAAATGAAGTAGATAAGCTAAATAAAAAACTACAACTTGCAAATATAAAACTTAAACAATATAACTTGGAAGTGGAAGAGTTAACAACTGCTAAAGAGAGAGCGCGGGTATCCCAAGAACTTCATGATTCATTAGGCCATTATCTAATGGCTCTAACTATGCATTTGGAATTTGCAAAAAAGATATGTGAAACAAAACCTGCGAAAGTAAAAGAGATAATAGTTAAGTGTGAAGACATTGCAAAATCTAGTATTAGTAGCCTTAGAGAAATTGTTAATTTGCTGAAAGAAGAACGTGAAATAGTGGACTTCTATGGTTCTATTAGAAAACTCATTAATAATTTTCATCTAATTACTGATATAAATATTAATTTTAATGCAGATAAAAACCTAGATAACTTAAGTCCTATCATAAAAGGTTCCATTTATAAAACTATTCAAGAGGCTATAACTAATAGCATAAAACATGGAAAATCATCAGAAATTAATATAAAAATCTTCAATAAAAATGAAAATATAAATCTTATTATAAAAAATAATGGAATTAGATGTGATAAAATTATAAAATCAAATGGTTTGAATGGGATTGATGATAGAGTAAGGTTACTTAATGGATTTGTGAATTACTCTAGTAGTAATAACCTAGGCTTTAGCATAGATATCTGTATTCCAATACCAATGGAGGAATTGTAA